The region GTCTGATAATATTCAACATATTTTTGCTCCTTTATGGTCTGCCAAAACGGATTAATTTCTGGCGAAAGATTAATTACTTTTAAGTTTTGTTGTTGCGTTCCAATTCTTATTTTATTTAAATACTCAGATCCATTCAATTCTTCGAAATTGGCAGAAAACGCAGTTAATTTTGTTATGATTAAACTGTTTTTACTAATCTTGTAAAGAGGTAATAAGGAATAATGAAGATTTTTAAACTCTGAATGAATGGTTTTGAAATTATCTCGGTTAAGGGTTATTTTTTCTTTGTCTCTATAGACATAAATAGATTTTTCATGTAAATTGATAAATGATGCTACTTCATCTACATTCCAATTACTGTTTAGATCTAGAATAATTTCGGATGGTTTGAATGGAATAATTGTTCTTTGGATTTTTTTCGTCTGGTATGTTTTATCTTTCCAGGTAAAAGAACTTGAGCGGAATGTTTTATCGGAATATACAATGGCTTCCCAATCATCCAATCCTTTTGATGTATTTACATAGAAATTGTTTTTTAATTCAAAATTTTTGCTGGTTCTCACTTTTGTTTCATCTGGAATCTGGATTCTTGAAGAAGTAGAAGCATATGAAATATTGGGACCTTTTATTGAAATGCTTTGGTATTTCATTTCCTTTTCGCCGGCTTGCAAAGGTGTAGTAAAGCCACATTTAAAGGTTCTTGGCGTTTTGTAATTTACAGGAAAAACACTAACCACGATTTTATTTCCTTCTCTCCATTGCATTAACGATGGGTCACGACTTTCTACGCCAACAATTTGTTTGTATGCTTTTTGGGCTTTTTCCTTTGTGGTTAAAACTCCTTTACGTTCAATTCCGTTTACCCATAAAGAAAGTGAAGTAGCCACAGAGCCTTCAGGAAGCTGAAAAGAATAGATAGCCTCTTCATCACGCCAAGATTCTTTTTCGCAGGCAATTTTCATCGTAATTTCGGTATAAGCTAATCTTGACTCAGGATAAATTTTTACGTCTTCCTTGATTTCTTTGGTAAACAAATCTTCACCGCTCCATAATTGTTCTTCCGTTTCTAGTCTTTTATCAAAATTTGATTTCAGAATATTAATGCGGTCTTCTGTACTCAGATTAAGATCTTCGCAAAAAGAATAAGCAACTGTGATAAATGGATTATGAATTTTTCTTTCATTAAATTGACTACCTCCAAATGAATCGAAACCTCTAAAATTGAAGAAGTCTCTATTTTCTTTATAGACGATGCCTTTTTTTAGTAAAATTTCATTAAAAAAGTTCG is a window of Flavobacterium crocinum DNA encoding:
- a CDS encoding XrtN system VIT domain-containing protein gives rise to the protein MKYKSEKFKEFTQKDGVTLSLSITSFCFLLLCIILTISASGSRSAEPLCQINLIFEFIYGVTVSFMILRKREQYIHLLPFLFLNWLIGCFSLNIFIPIFEYLPIWVYFMTLIFCISNFFIYNIQNKSITSLILLFVNGLSYTLILYYTLYLIPISIISVVTILVLGVGFYGLVPFIISLVHLLKLINLFQEDRQYFVSFASGFLSIIIALLAFAFRLNSESRLINQNEISKSFDYNEDLPAYIRISQHLEPNFFNEILLKKGIVYKENRDFFNFRGFDSFGGSQFNERKIHNPFITVAYSFCEDLNLSTEDRINILKSNFDKRLETEEQLWSGEDLFTKEIKEDVKIYPESRLAYTEITMKIACEKESWRDEEAIYSFQLPEGSVATSLSLWVNGIERKGVLTTKEKAQKAYKQIVGVESRDPSLMQWREGNKIVVSVFPVNYKTPRTFKCGFTTPLQAGEKEMKYQSISIKGPNISYASTSSRIQIPDETKVRTSKNFELKNNFYVNTSKGLDDWEAIVYSDKTFRSSSFTWKDKTYQTKKIQRTIIPFKPSEIILDLNSNWNVDEVASFINLHEKSIYVYRDKEKITLNRDNFKTIHSEFKNLHYSLLPLYKISKNSLIITKLTAFSANFEELNGSEYLNKIRIGTQQQNLKVINLSPEINPFWQTIKEQKYVEYYQTTLQNSLKMIQQNQFAVYKTEENTVNIEPAGISIQETAKDSTLKADGPNHIYRMYAFGKVLEEQVKIQNDTLAVNKYVSLAKDANIVTPISSLIVLETDEDYKKNGIEKNVDTLGNASIKNDGAVPEPHEWVLIIIGLTTLFVYYRKNKTQKA